CGCCATCGATCACGTAGCCGCCCGCAATGTTGCCCTCGTAGACTACGGGGCCCTCCAGATCCGTAATGCTGGTCGAGGCCGCGAGAGCCTCGTCAATGGACGCGGGCTTGGTGCCGCAGCAGACGTTGCCAACGAGGGCCAGGTTCTTGGGCTTGTGGGTTGTGGAGCCCGGGCGGTGGGTGCCCGTGCGGACGACCGCAAGCCCGACACCGCCCACGCTGGCGTCGCCGCGCAGGACGTTGCCCTGGATGACCGAGTCCTGGGCGCCGGAGGCGTTGAGCAGCACCTGCACGCTACTCTGGCTGGGCCCGCTAGGCAGGTGCGCCTGGTTGGCGGCGAAGATCGTGCCGCGCGGCGCTGTCGCGCTGGCGCTGTCGGCGAGGGCGAAGTACAGGTCTGCGTTGGCCGAGAGCCAGCCGTCGGCGCCCTCAGCCCGCTCGACGTAGTTGGCGATGAAGGTATTGTGCTCGCCGGTGCCGAGAACTCCGATGCCACCTTGGGTGCTATAGGCGAGATTCGCCACCACGTGGTTGTGGCGGGAGAGCCCCTTGAGCACGATCGCGTCGCCGCCGATGGCACGCACCGTCGAGTCTTCCTTCGGGCCACCGATGTGGTTGCCGCCGATGTAGCAGTCGTCGACGGCCTCGAGGTCGATGCCGACGGGGCCCCCCGAGGCGTTTGCAGTGGACCGAATGCGTACACCGAGAATGCTGCCACGCTTCGCCGACGGTGATGTCGTCCAGCCGTTGCCGGTGACGATCGCTGACAGCGCAGAGGTAGCGGCGCTCGCGCCCATGCCGCTGATGTCGATGGCCACGTCCTCGATCAAGAAGTTGTCGGTATATTGGAGCTGAAGGATGTGGCTGGCGACCGCGTTGGAGGTGCAACGCAGGCTGAGGTGGGCCAGGCGGCCCGTCCATAGCTCGTGACCGGCTGCGCTCGGAAGCACCGGCTTGCTGGTCATGCCGAGCACGAACCAGTAGGCGCGGTAGGCGGCGTCGAAGGAGGCTGGGTTGCTGCCATCGGCCGCGCCGCAATCCCCGTCGAGGATGATCTCGCAGGCCTCCCGTGATTCGCCGACGATGCTGGCCGCGCCGTACATCCAGAGGACGTTGACCGTCCGGATCGCTGTGGCGGAATGCAAGAAGATGCTTTTGTCGGCAGCGCTCGCCGCCTCCAGGCAGCGGCGGAAGGGAGTCGTGTCATTGGCGGTGCCGTCGCCCACCACGCCAAACCACTGCGGCAGCAAGGCATCCGTGCGCTTGAAGGTGCTGCCGCTCGCAATCGCGCCGGTGCCGCTGAAGGTGAAGATCGGATAGGGGCCCGCTTCAATGCGCCCATGGACAGTGAGCGATACGCCGTTCGCGATGTCGATGGTGCTTCCCGCCGGCAGGCTCAGCGAGACGTTCTCCGGGATGGTGGTGTTCTCGTCCACCTTCAACACGACGTTCGTCGGCACATCGAGATGGATCAGGTTCCCGTCGCCTGTGATGGGCGAGACGTTGCGCGTGGTGGTGCTCAGGGCCGCAAGGGCCGCCTGCAGCGAGGCATAGGGCGTTCCGCCGGGCTGCGAGTCCACGTAGAGTCGGGTAGTGGTCATGCGGGAACAGCTCCTGGTTCGGCGCAGCAGGTGGTGCGAGGAAGAAGGTCTTCGACGACGTCAGGAGGCGCTTCCGCCGCGCTCCTTTCCGGCCTGATTCGCTGCGGCGCTCACCCGCTTCCTTCGACGGTGGCGCCACCACCAGAGCGAGGCAAGCCACGGCGCCCAGGTCCCCTGGGAAACGCTTGGCACACTGCAGCTCCCGCAGCCTCCGTCGTGGTCGGCGCGTCGGCCTTCGTCGAGACCGAGGCGCGCGTCAGCGGCAGAGCTACGGTCCAGGCTCCCGCCGTCGCTCGCTCCGCTGCGCAGGTCATTTGCCACGGCTGCATCGAGGATGCGGCCGTCCGAGGGCGGTGCGTCCGGGTCGGCGATGACGTCCGCACGAATATCGACCGGGGCGCCATCGAGGCTGCAGCAGCCGCCGAGGTCGGTGCGCGCGTCGGGCGGCATAACTCCTCGGTCTGGATTCGGGACGACACCCTTGTCGCGTGCGGTAACTCCCTTGTCAGGGGTGGGAGCAACGCCGTGGTCCGGATTCGCGACGACGCCCTTGTCGGGCGCGATCACCCCTTTGTCCAGCGGTGGCACCACGGCATGGTCGGGAGCAATCACCCCTTTGTCCGGGGGGGGCACCACGGCTTGGTCGGGAGGCATCATTCCCATGTCGGGAGGGGGGACCACGGCCTGGTCTGGACCGGTGACGACGGTCTGGTCGGGGAGCAAAGCGTCGGCGACCGCCTGGTCATGCGGCGAGGCGTCGACAGGACCGGCGTCGGGCCTGCCGTCAGGCTTGCCGCCTCCGTCGGACGCCAGTCCACCGTCGGTGCTGGGCAACCCGGAGAGGGTGTAGATGTAGACCGCTTCGTCGAAGGGAGGCCCGTTGTTGTCGGGGGCGTGGACGAAGGCTTCATTGCCCTGGAGCGCCACGTCGTGGCCAAAGCCCTGGCCGACATACGTGTCGCTCGCCGTGAGCCTGAGGAGCTCGGTCCAGACGCCCGCGACGGGGGCAAAGAGGTAGGCTTCGCCGGTGAGGATCTGGGGCATATCATTGAACCTGCCGCCGAGCAGCACGCGGCCCTGGTCGACGCTCAGCACAGAGCCGAGGGCTGCGTGGGTTCCGGGTACACTTCCGAGCAGCTTGGCCGTCTGGACCCAGGTGGAGCCTGCTCCGGAGAAGACATACGCCGCGCCACGGGCATACACCCCCCCGTCACAGTCGCCGTCGGCACCGGCTACGAGGGTGCCACCATCGAGGGCTAGAGCCGACCCGAAGCCGGAGCCCAGGCTCATGGTGGTGCTCCCGACGAGAAATTGCTTCGCGTCGGCGGCCCAAAGCTTGGCTCGCTGCGTCCAGCTCGCACCGCCGCCGGTGAACACGTAGACGGCGCCGGTACGAAAGCCCGATGGGTGGTCGGTCATCGCTCCCACCGCGAGGTGCACGCCATCCCAGGCCACCGATCTGCCGAATTTCTGGAGCGCCTGGGTGTCGTTCGGCAAGAGCTCGAGGCTCTGGGTCCAGACCGGGCCTCCGGCGCCCTGGCTGCGGGTGAAGATGTAGACGCCGCCAGTCTGTGGGGCCGGGGGCTCGATCGGCGAGAACGAGTGCGCGTGAATTGGAGCGCCCACCACCACCGTGTCGCCCGACACGCCAACCGTCCAACCGAAGTCGGCGTAGTTCGTCGGATCGCTCGCAGTCAGGCGGGCCTCCTGGACCCAGCCCCCGCCCTGGCGTCGAAAGACGTAAGCCGCGCCGACGTAGGGACCCTTCATCGTGGGCGGAACCTCACTGGGCGCACCGACGACCAAGGTGTCTCCGTCTAGAGCCAGGCTGTACCCAAAGGCCTCCGGCACGGTCGGGCTTGACGGCGTCACGGTGCTCGAGAGCACCCAGCCCGGGCCGACCTTGGTGTACATGCGGACCACCATGGAGCTGACCTCACTGACCGCCAGCGTCGAGCCGTCGATGGCGAGACCTTGTCCGAACGCATAAGCTCGTGTCGGCCAGGGCCCCCTAAGCTTGAGCTCCGTCGCAGTGACCAAGGAAGACCTCCGCGTGACGACCCGCGGCGTGGGATCCATACAGGCGCTCAGCCCCCCGCTGCCGATGATGATGGCTGCCACCCCGAGCCACCCCAATGTCCACCGCATGCTCCACCTCTTCACATGGCGATGTCCCTAGGCCCGGACGTGTATCGCATACACCTCGACGAATACGTCGTAGGTCCCGAGCAAGCCCGAGCCTCCCTGAACCTCGACCTCGAAGTAGTCATCGCTGCCGGAGCCGCCATAGGCGCGCGCCGAGAAGCCCGAAGCGTCGAGCACCGCGGACCGCGTGTTCGGTTCGCTCTGCGACGATGGATCGATGCTTAGGGCATTCAAGATCGCCGAGGAGGAGCCGGCTCCACTTCCCTTGCGGAGCTGGCCCGTAATGACGCCGCCACTTGCCGGCCCATCCAGGTTCGCAACGAGATAGCCCAGGAGCCCCTGATGCCGAAGGTACTGCCGCGTTCCGCCCTCCGGACCCAGACCCATCACGCTGATTCCGGCGCGAACACCGAAGGCCGTGAAGCGGGCGACGCAGCAGGCGCCCCCCAATCCGAGACCCACCATCTGCGTGTAATCGGCTCCGCTGCCGTTGCTCAGGCCATTCGACGCCCCCACCGCCGAGCGAGGACCCGTGAGCACGTAGCCGCCCGCCAGGTTGGCCACAAACGTATGGGGCCCGAGGATGTCGCTGTCCGTCGAGCTCGTCGGCTTGCGTTCGATGAGGACCGCAGGGTACGAGCCGAAGGCAATGTTGCCGGTGACCGCGAGGTTCGAGGGCTTACGGATTTGATACCCGGCACCAGGCTGGAACGTCCCACAGTCGAGTCCTACGTCCGCTGCGGCTCTCGGTTCGTAGTCGCTCCGCAGGGCGTTGCCAAGGACTACCGCGGTCTCGGCGCCCGCGAGCTCCAAGAGGTTGTGAACCTGTTGGTCGACCTGAGTACCGGGAAGGTTGCACTGGTTGAAGGCGAACAGGGTGCGCTTGGGCTTCACATCCGCCCCTTCGGACGCATTGATCTCGGGGACGGCAGCGAAGAAGTTGGTTCCTGCGGGGTACCACTGGCTGACGCCTCGCACCCGTTGCAAGTAGTTCGATAAGAACCGGTTGTCGGCTCCAGGCCCCTCGATGCCGATCCGCCCCCGCGTGGCATAGGCGCGGTTGTAGCCCACGAAATTGCGCGACGCGCTGTGGAGCACCGCCAGCGGGTCGTCGGCGACGTAGTCGATGATGTT
This DNA window, taken from Deltaproteobacteria bacterium, encodes the following:
- a CDS encoding FG-GAP repeat protein; this encodes MYTKVGPGWVLSSTVTPSSPTVPEAFGYSLALDGDTLVVGAPSEVPPTMKGPYVGAAYVFRRQGGGWVQEARLTASDPTNYADFGWTVGVSGDTVVVGAPIHAHSFSPIEPPAPQTGGVYIFTRSQGAGGPVWTQSLELLPNDTQALQKFGRSVAWDGVHLAVGAMTDHPSGFRTGAVYVFTGGGASWTQRAKLWAADAKQFLVGSTTMSLGSGFGSALALDGGTLVAGADGDCDGGVYARGAAYVFSGAGSTWVQTAKLLGSVPGTHAALGSVLSVDQGRVLLGGRFNDMPQILTGEAYLFAPVAGVWTELLRLTASDTYVGQGFGHDVALQGNEAFVHAPDNNGPPFDEAVYIYTLSGLPSTDGGLASDGGGKPDGRPDAGPVDASPHDQAVADALLPDQTVVTGPDQAVVPPPDMGMMPPDQAVVPPPDKGVIAPDHAVVPPLDKGVIAPDKGVVANPDHGVAPTPDKGVTARDKGVVPNPDRGVMPPDARTDLGGCCSLDGAPVDIRADVIADPDAPPSDGRILDAAVANDLRSGASDGGSLDRSSAADARLGLDEGRRADHDGGCGSCSVPSVSQGTWAPWLASLWWWRHRRRKRVSAAANQAGKERGGSAS